In the genome of Nitrospira japonica, one region contains:
- a CDS encoding fatty acid cis/trans isomerase — MIDAFPRMARTWLWALGLLAVIGCARSAPSKQAAVPAPPPPSSAGIATVDYWRDVQPILERRCIVCHGCYDAPCQLNLTAYEGVARGANKKPVYDATRLLTAQPTRLFEDADTVAAWRDKKFFPVLQEDEKATEEARRAGVFARMLALKRTHALPDQSILPDSFDLSLDRDQQCPTETEVDAYAQKYPQWGMPYGLPGLTDDEYYTLIRWIQQGAPYHAPDSLPPSVKAQVDEWEAFLNGDAPKQILMSRYLYEHLHITHLYFDGLPDRRWFRLVRSRTAPGQPIDRIATRRPYDDPGTPRVYYRFEPVHAGLLAKTHIPYPLSQARKQRFTELFLDAPFEVRALPGYEPKIASNPFVSFRDLPVRSRYKFLLDDAQTFVMQFIKGPVCRGQVALNVIDDRFWMFFIDPDSAALDGKDEYLAETSDYLYLPTAEGARWGPISWIKYSGMQKEFLKAKQAYLESLDLKGEAAGLAFIWNGRDRNRNAALTVFRHADSASVVQGLVGDDPKTAWLLSYDLFERIYYLLVAGFDVYGFTGHQLDTRLYMDFLRMEGESNFLLLLPAKDRERERDYWYRDAHDSVKEYVLGRRINVEKESGIPYRTDRPKHELFDMLARHVGGALNHAYDVAGEQDADVREQLQGLSKIKGRVLQWMPEVALLTVTEGPGREGQGDRLYTLLHDNGFSNIASLFNEASRRLPDEDGVTVARGLIGAYPNAFYRVNKQDLPEFIAMVASLRNEDDYRTLTAHFGLRRTSRDFWRHSDAVHETYRRIDPIEAGSLDYNRLENR, encoded by the coding sequence TTGATTGACGCATTTCCACGCATGGCGCGCACGTGGCTGTGGGCGCTGGGGCTGCTGGCGGTCATCGGCTGCGCCCGGTCCGCTCCATCGAAGCAGGCTGCGGTACCGGCTCCGCCGCCTCCCAGCTCGGCGGGCATCGCGACGGTGGATTACTGGCGGGATGTGCAGCCGATACTGGAACGCCGTTGTATCGTCTGCCATGGATGCTACGACGCACCGTGCCAGTTGAACCTGACCGCCTACGAGGGTGTGGCGCGCGGGGCCAATAAAAAACCGGTCTACGATGCCACCCGGCTTCTGACGGCGCAGCCGACCAGACTCTTCGAGGATGCCGACACGGTCGCGGCCTGGCGCGACAAGAAGTTCTTTCCCGTCCTGCAGGAAGACGAGAAGGCGACCGAAGAGGCGCGGCGCGCCGGCGTCTTCGCGCGCATGTTGGCGCTCAAACGGACGCACGCCTTGCCGGACCAGTCGATTCTGCCGGACAGTTTCGATCTGTCGCTCGATCGGGACCAGCAATGTCCTACCGAAACCGAAGTCGACGCCTACGCGCAAAAATATCCCCAGTGGGGCATGCCCTACGGTCTGCCCGGTCTGACGGACGACGAATATTACACGCTCATTCGGTGGATCCAGCAAGGCGCGCCCTATCACGCGCCCGATTCCCTTCCGCCTTCGGTCAAGGCGCAGGTGGATGAATGGGAAGCGTTTCTCAACGGCGACGCGCCGAAGCAGATCCTCATGAGCCGCTATCTCTATGAGCATCTGCACATCACCCATCTGTATTTCGACGGGCTCCCCGACCGGCGCTGGTTCCGCCTCGTTCGGTCGCGCACGGCCCCGGGGCAGCCGATCGACCGGATCGCGACGCGCCGGCCGTATGACGATCCCGGGACGCCGCGGGTCTATTACCGGTTCGAACCGGTCCACGCCGGTCTCCTCGCCAAGACGCACATTCCTTATCCGCTGAGCCAGGCGCGGAAGCAACGATTCACCGAGTTGTTTCTCGACGCGCCTTTCGAGGTCCGTGCGCTTCCCGGCTATGAGCCGAAGATCGCCTCAAATCCCTTCGTCTCCTTCCGGGATCTGCCGGTTCGTTCTCGCTACAAATTCCTGTTGGACGACGCGCAGACCTTCGTCATGCAGTTCATCAAAGGGCCGGTCTGCCGCGGCCAGGTCGCCCTCAACGTCATCGACGACCGGTTCTGGATGTTCTTCATCGATCCGGATAGTGCCGCGCTCGACGGCAAGGACGAATATCTGGCGGAAACGAGCGACTATCTGTACCTGCCGACCGCGGAAGGAGCACGATGGGGGCCCATCTCTTGGATCAAGTATTCCGGCATGCAGAAGGAATTTCTCAAGGCCAAACAGGCCTATCTCGAATCGCTGGATCTCAAGGGTGAGGCGGCCGGCTTGGCGTTCATCTGGAACGGCCGGGACCGGAATCGAAACGCCGCCCTCACCGTATTCCGCCACGCCGACAGCGCATCCGTCGTGCAGGGTCTGGTCGGCGACGATCCGAAGACGGCCTGGCTCCTCTCCTACGACTTGTTCGAGCGGATTTATTATCTGCTCGTCGCCGGCTTCGACGTGTATGGTTTTACGGGCCACCAGCTCGATACGCGGCTGTACATGGATTTCCTCCGGATGGAGGGAGAGTCGAATTTTCTGCTGCTGTTGCCTGCCAAGGACCGGGAGCGAGAACGGGATTATTGGTATCGGGATGCGCACGACTCGGTGAAGGAGTATGTTTTGGGCCGCCGCATCAATGTCGAAAAGGAAAGCGGGATTCCGTACCGGACGGACCGACCCAAGCACGAACTTTTCGACATGCTCGCCCGGCATGTCGGTGGCGCACTCAATCATGCCTACGACGTGGCGGGAGAACAGGATGCGGATGTGCGGGAGCAGCTGCAGGGATTGTCCAAGATCAAGGGACGAGTGCTGCAGTGGATGCCGGAAGTCGCCTTGTTGACGGTCACGGAGGGACCGGGCCGGGAAGGTCAGGGAGACCGGCTCTACACGTTGTTGCACGATAACGGATTCAGTAACATCGCCTCGCTGTTCAACGAGGCCTCTCGCCGCCTCCCGGATGAAGACGGAGTCACGGTGGCGAGAGGACTCATCGGTGCCTATCCCAACGCCTTCTACCGGGTGAACAAACAGGATCTTCCGGAATTCATCGCCATGGTCGCCTCGCTGAGAAACGAAGATGACTACCGCACACTTACGGCACATTTTGGGTTGCGCCGTACCAGCCGGGATTTCTGGCGGCACAGCGACGCCGTCCACGAAACCTATCGCCGCATCGACCCCATCGAGGCGGGGTCGCTGGACTATAACAGGCTGGAAAACCGCTAA
- a CDS encoding DUF3015 domain-containing protein — translation MRSRTIGGLVFCLCALLHQHGAQGAAVSDNGPGCGLGKLAWMDYDGPKQIAPQVMMATTNATFGSQTFGISSGTSGCTNDGVVMKNKHINIASHAFDRLTEEMAQGNGEHLASLATLLGVPEESKPAFFALVQDRYQRVVGTDEVTPAVLLKVLQDAMAERPALARLPFVGDVSEDPGR, via the coding sequence ATGAGATCCCGTACGATAGGCGGTCTTGTATTCTGCTTGTGTGCGCTGCTGCACCAGCATGGTGCACAGGGCGCAGCCGTTTCGGATAACGGGCCTGGTTGCGGTCTGGGGAAACTTGCGTGGATGGATTATGACGGTCCCAAGCAAATCGCGCCTCAGGTCATGATGGCGACGACGAACGCCACGTTCGGCAGTCAGACATTCGGCATCTCATCGGGCACATCCGGCTGCACCAACGACGGTGTCGTCATGAAAAACAAGCACATCAATATTGCCAGTCACGCATTCGACCGGCTGACCGAGGAGATGGCGCAAGGAAACGGGGAGCACTTGGCGTCTTTGGCTACGCTTCTCGGCGTGCCGGAAGAATCGAAGCCGGCATTCTTCGCGCTTGTCCAAGATCGGTATCAGCGCGTCGTCGGAACGGATGAAGTCACGCCAGCCGTGCTGCTCAAAGTATTGCAAGACGCTATGGCGGAACGTCCGGCGCTCGCACGCTTGCCGTTCGTCGGCGACGTCAGCGAAGATCCCGGACGATAG
- a CDS encoding ATP-dependent DNA ligase, with amino-acid sequence MEFGELVALVAAVRATPKKTEKVTRLATGLRQVQGRELVILASYLAGTIPQGRIGVGWKLIEAAMPQEDRPPDMPLGLTDVDRTMNLLASDQGSGSFERRRTELRRLFERAVPEERRFLGELLIGEIRQGALEGLLLDAIAKAADVSAPAVRGAMMFSGDIGEVARLALEEGTAGLARIEFQLLNPIAPMLANAAADPAEALERLGEASFEYKLDGARIQVHKQHETIRIFTRQLQDVTNRLPELIQWTAALPVREFVLEGEAIALRQDGRPLPFQVTMRRFGRVNDIEAARRDIPLSCFFFDCLYVEGRGSLLAKSYRERMEALDATVPPTSLIPRLVTGDRGAAEEFLRQALDAGHEGVMAKSQTAPYVAGQRGFHWLKIKEAKTLDLVVLAAEWGNGRRTGFLSNLHLGARDPETGRFIMLGKTFKGMTDALLRWQTEQFLALEERRDGMTVYVKPARVVEIAFSDIQESPRYPGGLALRFARVKRYRPDKTPQEADTLHTVKDLFHKSRQ; translated from the coding sequence ATGGAATTCGGTGAACTGGTGGCGTTGGTCGCAGCGGTCCGGGCCACTCCCAAAAAGACGGAAAAGGTGACAAGGCTTGCAACCGGCCTTCGGCAGGTTCAAGGCAGAGAACTCGTCATCCTGGCCTCCTATCTGGCTGGAACCATCCCGCAGGGCCGTATCGGCGTGGGATGGAAGCTGATCGAAGCGGCCATGCCCCAGGAGGATCGCCCTCCAGATATGCCCTTGGGCCTGACCGACGTCGATCGAACGATGAACCTTCTTGCCTCGGACCAAGGCAGCGGATCGTTCGAACGCAGGAGGACGGAACTCCGCCGCCTCTTCGAGCGGGCCGTGCCGGAGGAACGCCGGTTTCTGGGCGAGTTGCTGATCGGGGAAATCCGCCAAGGCGCGCTGGAGGGCCTGTTGCTGGACGCGATCGCCAAGGCCGCCGACGTCTCGGCGCCGGCGGTTCGCGGCGCCATGATGTTCAGCGGAGACATCGGTGAGGTCGCACGCCTCGCGCTCGAGGAGGGGACGGCAGGGCTGGCTCGGATTGAATTCCAACTGTTGAATCCGATAGCGCCCATGCTGGCTAATGCCGCAGCCGACCCTGCTGAAGCGCTCGAGCGGCTCGGTGAGGCCTCGTTCGAGTACAAGCTGGACGGCGCACGCATACAAGTCCACAAGCAACATGAGACCATTCGCATCTTCACCAGACAGCTGCAGGACGTGACCAACCGGCTGCCGGAATTGATCCAATGGACAGCAGCGTTGCCGGTGCGTGAGTTCGTCCTGGAAGGGGAAGCAATCGCCCTGCGCCAGGACGGCAGGCCGCTGCCTTTCCAAGTGACCATGCGACGATTCGGGCGCGTCAACGATATCGAAGCGGCGAGGCGCGACATCCCGCTGTCCTGTTTTTTCTTCGACTGCCTTTACGTGGAAGGCCGGGGCTCGCTCCTGGCGAAATCCTATCGCGAACGGATGGAGGCCCTCGACGCGACGGTCCCGCCCACTTCATTGATCCCGCGGCTCGTCACCGGTGATCGCGGGGCCGCGGAAGAATTTCTTCGTCAGGCTCTCGATGCCGGCCACGAGGGTGTCATGGCCAAATCCCAAACGGCGCCTTACGTCGCAGGGCAGCGCGGATTTCACTGGCTGAAGATCAAGGAAGCCAAGACCCTCGATCTCGTCGTTCTGGCCGCCGAATGGGGCAACGGCCGCAGAACCGGCTTCCTCTCCAATCTCCATCTGGGTGCGCGTGATCCGGAAACCGGCCGCTTCATCATGCTGGGCAAGACGTTCAAGGGGATGACCGACGCGCTCCTCCGCTGGCAGACGGAACAGTTCCTGGCCCTCGAAGAGCGGCGTGACGGCATGACCGTCTACGTCAAACCGGCGCGCGTGGTCGAGATTGCCTTCAGCGATATCCAGGAATCGCCCCGATATCCCGGCGGGCTGGCCTTGCGCTTCGCGCGTGTCAAACGCTACAGACCGGACAAGACCCCGCAAGAAGCGGACACGCTCCACACGGTGAAGGACCTGTTTCACAAGAGCCGGCAATAG
- a CDS encoding BON domain-containing protein, protein MALHDRKPSRTIRLVTVTMAGGILATLAACDPFRPTADRYFDDGEITVAIESRLAYEKVVDPARVEVETKNGIVHLRGTVETLDQRMQAGKVASQVTGVTSVDNELEIYRR, encoded by the coding sequence ATGGCACTCCACGACAGGAAGCCAAGTCGGACGATCCGGCTGGTCACGGTGACGATGGCGGGTGGTATCCTGGCCACGCTCGCCGCCTGCGATCCCTTTCGACCGACCGCCGACCGCTATTTCGACGACGGAGAGATCACCGTCGCCATCGAGTCCAGGCTGGCCTACGAGAAGGTCGTCGATCCTGCTAGGGTGGAAGTCGAAACCAAGAACGGCATCGTCCATTTACGGGGCACGGTCGAGACTCTGGATCAACGGATGCAGGCGGGAAAGGTGGCATCGCAGGTGACGGGGGTCACGAGCGTGGACAACGAGCTGGAAATCTACCGTCGCTGA
- a CDS encoding NnrS family protein has product MSSTPLNIQAGTSIPAADAEEEPSFPSYDGPPFLSYGFRPFFLSASLFAGLAVPIWVRLFAGAGSASFLYPPRDWHVHEMLFGFLSAVIAGFLLTAIPNWTGRAPLRGIPLLALWLLWLAGRLCLAVPAASPITVAALDASFLIVLASLLWRELYAVSARAQMPIAVMITLYAAANLLFHAAALRGLSTDLPERLVLALIMLLLTVIGGRLTPNLTREFLAQSGTARLPADFSRLDVVAMLSVLIAAVIWIVGPDLPAAGWAFIAAGVMNVARLLRWYGWVAYREPLVLILHIGYGWVAISLLVLGDTVLGAGMPQANALHTLTTGAVGAMTLAVMTRASLGHTGRAKRAGALTVVIYLLVNVGALLRILVPQSESPTALTHTILQLSAAAWSGAYLLFAVAYGPLLVRRSLDEP; this is encoded by the coding sequence GTGTCGTCGACACCGCTCAACATCCAAGCCGGCACCTCGATCCCCGCGGCCGACGCGGAGGAAGAACCCTCGTTTCCGTCCTACGACGGTCCCCCGTTTCTCTCTTACGGATTCCGGCCCTTCTTTCTCTCTGCCTCGCTGTTTGCCGGCCTGGCCGTGCCGATCTGGGTCCGGCTGTTTGCGGGAGCCGGCAGTGCGTCGTTTCTGTATCCGCCGCGGGACTGGCACGTGCATGAGATGCTCTTCGGCTTTCTTTCCGCCGTCATTGCGGGATTTCTGTTGACCGCGATCCCCAACTGGACCGGACGAGCACCGTTGCGAGGCATCCCCCTGCTGGCGCTCTGGCTCTTATGGTTGGCGGGCCGGCTCTGTCTGGCGGTACCCGCCGCTTCGCCGATCACGGTCGCCGCCCTCGATGCCTCGTTCCTCATCGTCCTAGCTTCGCTGCTCTGGCGGGAACTGTACGCGGTATCGGCCCGCGCGCAGATGCCCATCGCGGTCATGATCACCCTCTATGCCGCGGCCAACCTCCTCTTTCACGCGGCGGCCCTGCGCGGCTTGTCGACCGATCTCCCTGAGCGGCTCGTGCTCGCCCTGATCATGCTCCTGTTGACGGTCATCGGCGGACGGCTCACGCCGAATTTGACCCGCGAGTTTCTGGCGCAGTCCGGTACGGCGCGCCTGCCGGCTGACTTTTCACGTCTCGACGTCGTAGCGATGTTGTCGGTGCTGATTGCCGCGGTGATCTGGATTGTCGGGCCGGACCTGCCGGCCGCAGGATGGGCGTTCATCGCGGCCGGTGTCATGAATGTCGCGCGACTCCTGCGCTGGTACGGATGGGTGGCCTATAGGGAACCGCTGGTGTTGATTCTTCATATCGGATACGGATGGGTCGCGATCTCTCTGCTCGTACTCGGAGACACGGTACTCGGGGCAGGCATGCCGCAGGCCAATGCCCTCCATACGTTGACCACTGGCGCAGTCGGCGCCATGACCCTTGCCGTCATGACCCGGGCCAGCCTCGGACATACCGGACGGGCGAAGCGCGCCGGCGCTCTGACGGTCGTCATCTATCTGCTGGTCAACGTGGGTGCATTGCTGCGTATTCTCGTCCCGCAGTCGGAATCGCCGACGGCGCTGACCCATACGATCCTCCAATTGTCCGCCGCGGCATGGAGCGGCGCATACCTCCTTTTTGCCGTGGCCTACGGGCCGTTGCTCGTCCGCCGTTCGCTGGATGAACCGTGA